A DNA window from Hydra vulgaris chromosome 13, alternate assembly HydraT2T_AEP contains the following coding sequences:
- the LOC136089620 gene encoding tigger transposable element-derived protein 4-like, giving the protein MVRNRIKKTNKVAIPGETMKVAVNKVLEGTQLNVVARQFNIDRMTLKRYCRKKRLNPNEAFKPNYNNRQVFTAEDEKSLSSYLLIASKMNYGLSTRSTRLLAYEFALKNNKICPSSWIKNKIAGVDWLQGFMKRQPELSLRTPEATSFARSTAFNKHTVREFFQNLKTVRNRYKYNPNCIYNVDETGLTTVQKPVKVLAGRGSKQVGRITSAERGTLVTACCASNAIGNSIPPLFIFPRVKFHDYMIKEGPPKCVGFANPSGWMNSEIFIEWIKHFVKYSNCSQESPVLLLLDSHESHISVKGLELAIQHGITMISFPPHCSHKLQPLDRTVFGPLKRFYNSACDNWMVSNPRPMTIYDIVSIVREPYTKAFSPSNIQTGFRVAGIEPFNSEIFKDDEYLPSSVTDRAAPDTVTITPVNNMESEMIPAHVNHIESELTIVNIETSILNKVSTSVASIISPEVLKPYPKASARKKNVKSRQLKTRILTDTPVRNEIRLSKEKKILKQTKNQQKVSTKDKKETKNYLLRNKKQCKPKAASQLDFHK; this is encoded by the coding sequence ATGGTTagaaatagaattaaaaaaacaaataaagttgcTATACCAGGTGAAACAATGAAAGTAGctgttaataaagttttagaagGAACACAACTGAATGTTGTAGCACGTCAGTTTAACATAGATAGAATgactttaaaaagatattgtcgTAAAAAGAGGCTTAATCCAAATGAAGCTTTCAAGCCTAACTACAACAATAGACAAGTTTTTACAGCagaagatgaaaaaagtttatcaagttATTTACTAATTGCATCAAAAATGAACTATGGCCTTTCAACTAGGTCAACGCGATTATTGGCATAtgaatttgctttaaaaaacaataagataTGCCCATCATCAtggatcaaaaataaaattgcaggCGTTGATTGGTTGCAAGGTTTTATGAAAAGACAACCAGAGTTGTCTCTACGAACACCTGAAGCAACGAGCTTCGCTCGATCAACAGCTTTTAACAAACACACTGTAAGagagttttttcaaaatcttaaaACGGTAAGAAATCGATATAAATATAACCCTAACtgtatatataatgttgatgaaactggTTTAACAACCGTTCAAAAGCCGGTAAAGGTTTTAGCTGGTAGAGGAAGCAAACAAGTTGGAAGAATCACATCTGCAGAACGAGGAACATTGGTAACTGCATGTTGTGCCTCTAATGCTATTGGAAATTCCATTCctccattatttatttttcctagGGTAAAGTTTCATGATTACATGATTAAGGAAGGACCTCCTAAATGTGTGGGATTTGCAAATCCTTCTGGTTGGATGAACTCAGAAATTTTCATAGAATGgattaaacattttgttaaatattcaaACTGTTCTCAGGAATCTCCAGTTTTGTTACTTCTCGACAGTCATGAAAGTCATATTTCTGTTAAAGGCTTGGAGCTTGCAATTCAACACGGAATTACAATGATAAGTTTTCCTCCCCATTGCAGCCATAAATTGCAGCCATTAGATAGAACTGTTTTTGGACCattgaaaaggttttacaaTTCTGCATGTGATAATTGGATGGTTTCAAACCCAAGACCAATGACCATTTATGATATTGTTTCAATAGTTCGAGAACCGTATACAAAAGCTTTCTCACCATCTAATATACAGACAGGATTTAGAGTAGCTGGCATTGAGCCATTCAATTCTGAAATTTTCAAAGATGACGAATATTTACCATCATCAGTTACAGATAGAGCTGCTCCAGATACAGTTACTATCACTCCTGTCAACAACATGGAATCTGAAATGATACCAGCACATGTTAATCACATAGAGTCTGAATTAACTATAGTAAATATTGaaacaagtattttaaacaaagtgtCAACAAGTGTTGCTTCTATAATCTCACCTGAGGTTTTAAAACCTTACCCAAAAGCATCtgccagaaaaaaaaatgttaaaagtaggCAGTTAAAAACAAGGATCTTGACTGATACTCCTGTCAGAAATGAAATTCGTTTgtcaaaagaaaagaaaattttgaagcaaaccaaaaatcaacaaaaagtcTCCACAAAAGATAAGAAAGAAACTAAGAATTACTTGCTtaggaataaaaaacaatgtaaaccAAAAGCTGCTTCACAACTTGACTTTCACAAATGA
- the LOC101239257 gene encoding uncharacterized protein LOC101239257 isoform X2 yields the protein MLVIYLVSFFTSTGMTPSQAGIIVGSRYISQVAGSAILGWLMDQTNHYMLITSISMIISTMSVTGFVFLPYIIYGVSETAFLSSNVTINVIKNITNDTETLNVLINNNTQNTMLSVYPTEAFFLSFFFCNICSFFEGNQLGSLEAFTILISLKLGKNNSYAWQRMWSMIGYGTFSLLIGIVIRYVQVTFISQFIVAYFMYFVIKVILFLPFAHLARYYGKSLKQNIAVESCNYLLKMTMKKPIVMLCMLLQFLMGFVGNVIFTYLAIYMDKNMKNGSMLVLGLTTFLQCLFGALFSPYVEIINRKLKNTYFMIALAFLGYGLGCMLIFFVNDAYYVIGISFIYGISRPVYIITMNLELQKITHQKCLVSFLNIASAMQNGIGGGIGSVVGGYVYQYYADQLYIIMAIVCLLTAAGLFCKCLFEKIRETRDNKLLVIQNNLLNL from the coding sequence ATGTTGGTTATATACCTTGTATCATTTTTTACAAGTACAGGTATGACACCCAGTCAAGCCGGTATAATTGTTGGTTCCAGATATATTTCGCAAGTAGCAGGTTCAGCTATTTTAGGCTGGTTGATGGACCAAACAAATCATTACATGCTAATTACATCAATTTCAATGATTATTTCTACAATGTCAGTAACAGGGTTTGTTTTCTTGCCATACATTATTTACGGTGTTTCTGAAACAGCTTTTTTATCTAGCAATGTCacaataaatgtaattaaaaacattacaaatgaCACTGAAACGCTTAACGTTCTAATAAATAACAACACGCAAAATACCATGTTGTCAGTCTACCCAACGGaggcattttttttatctttttttttttgtaacatctgCTCATTTTTTGAAGGTAATCAGCTTGGTTCTCTGGAAGCATTTACTATTTTGATAAGTcttaaattaggaaaaaataattCGTATGCATGGCAAAGGATGTGGAGTATGATTGGCTACGGAACATTTTCGCTTTTAATTGGAATTGTAATTCGATACGTACAAGTGACATTCATATCCCAATTCATTGTTGCATACTTtatgtattttgttattaaagttattttatttttaccttttgcACACCTAGCACGTTATTATGGCAAGTCATTAAAGCAGAATATTGCAGTGGAATCGTGCAACTACTTGTTAAAAATGACAATGAAAAAGCCAATTGTAATGCTTTGCATGTTACTTCAGTTTTTAATGGGATTTGTCGGAAATGTTATCTTTACATATCTTGCTATTTATATggataaaaacatgaaaaatggCTCAATGTTGGTATTAGGATTGACAACATTTTTACAATGTCTATTTGGAGCTTTATTTTCGCCTTATGTTGAAATAATTAacagaaaactaaaaaatacttatttcatGATAGCGCTTGCGTTTCTTGGTTACGGATTAGGTTGCatgctaatattttttgttaatgatgCTTATTATGTTATTggaattagttttatttatggTATATCAAGACCAGTGTATATAATTACAATGAATCTAGAACTACAAAAAATAACTCATCAAAAATGTCttgtatcatttttaaatatagcaaGCGCAATGCAGAATGGAATCGGTGGTGGCATAGGCAGTGTTGTTGGAGGTTATGTATATCAGTATTACGCAGATCAGCTTTACATTATAATGGCGATAGTTTGTCTGCTCACTGCAGCCGGCCTATTTTGTAAATGCTTGTTTGAAAAGATAAGAGAGACAAGAGATAATAAATTGTTAGTAATTCAGAACAACTTACTAAATCTTTGA
- the LOC101239257 gene encoding uncharacterized protein LOC101239257 isoform X1 — translation MASNNTLMMVQCNIVKDAKNNDGISHSLLQTTKKLSHFNRKFLSTKLSNFLYHGANCMLVIYLVSFFTSTGMTPSQAGIIVGSRYISQVAGSAILGWLMDQTNHYMLITSISMIISTMSVTGFVFLPYIIYGVSETAFLSSNVTINVIKNITNDTETLNVLINNNTQNTMLSVYPTEAFFLSFFFCNICSFFEGNQLGSLEAFTILISLKLGKNNSYAWQRMWSMIGYGTFSLLIGIVIRYVQVTFISQFIVAYFMYFVIKVILFLPFAHLARYYGKSLKQNIAVESCNYLLKMTMKKPIVMLCMLLQFLMGFVGNVIFTYLAIYMDKNMKNGSMLVLGLTTFLQCLFGALFSPYVEIINRKLKNTYFMIALAFLGYGLGCMLIFFVNDAYYVIGISFIYGISRPVYIITMNLELQKITHQKCLVSFLNIASAMQNGIGGGIGSVVGGYVYQYYADQLYIIMAIVCLLTAAGLFCKCLFEKIRETRDNKLLVIQNNLLNL, via the exons ATGGCGAGTAATAATACTTTGATGATGGTACAGTGTAATATAGTAAAAGATGCAAAAAATAATG ATGGAATATCGCATTCGTTATTGCAAACCACAAAGAAGCTTTCacattttaatagaaaatttctATCAACTaaattatcaaactttttgtatCATGGAGCCAACTGTATGTTGGTTATATACCTTGTATCATTTTTTACAAGTACAGGTATGACACCCAGTCAAGCCGGTATAATTGTTGGTTCCAGATATATTTCGCAAGTAGCAGGTTCAGCTATTTTAGGCTGGTTGATGGACCAAACAAATCATTACATGCTAATTACATCAATTTCAATGATTATTTCTACAATGTCAGTAACAGGGTTTGTTTTCTTGCCATACATTATTTACGGTGTTTCTGAAACAGCTTTTTTATCTAGCAATGTCacaataaatgtaattaaaaacattacaaatgaCACTGAAACGCTTAACGTTCTAATAAATAACAACACGCAAAATACCATGTTGTCAGTCTACCCAACGGaggcattttttttatctttttttttttgtaacatctgCTCATTTTTTGAAGGTAATCAGCTTGGTTCTCTGGAAGCATTTACTATTTTGATAAGTcttaaattaggaaaaaataattCGTATGCATGGCAAAGGATGTGGAGTATGATTGGCTACGGAACATTTTCGCTTTTAATTGGAATTGTAATTCGATACGTACAAGTGACATTCATATCCCAATTCATTGTTGCATACTTtatgtattttgttattaaagttattttatttttaccttttgcACACCTAGCACGTTATTATGGCAAGTCATTAAAGCAGAATATTGCAGTGGAATCGTGCAACTACTTGTTAAAAATGACAATGAAAAAGCCAATTGTAATGCTTTGCATGTTACTTCAGTTTTTAATGGGATTTGTCGGAAATGTTATCTTTACATATCTTGCTATTTATATggataaaaacatgaaaaatggCTCAATGTTGGTATTAGGATTGACAACATTTTTACAATGTCTATTTGGAGCTTTATTTTCGCCTTATGTTGAAATAATTAacagaaaactaaaaaatacttatttcatGATAGCGCTTGCGTTTCTTGGTTACGGATTAGGTTGCatgctaatattttttgttaatgatgCTTATTATGTTATTggaattagttttatttatggTATATCAAGACCAGTGTATATAATTACAATGAATCTAGAACTACAAAAAATAACTCATCAAAAATGTCttgtatcatttttaaatatagcaaGCGCAATGCAGAATGGAATCGGTGGTGGCATAGGCAGTGTTGTTGGAGGTTATGTATATCAGTATTACGCAGATCAGCTTTACATTATAATGGCGATAGTTTGTCTGCTCACTGCAGCCGGCCTATTTTGTAAATGCTTGTTTGAAAAGATAAGAGAGACAAGAGATAATAAATTGTTAGTAATTCAGAACAACTTACTAAATCTTTGA